From one Scophthalmus maximus strain ysfricsl-2021 chromosome 19, ASM2237912v1, whole genome shotgun sequence genomic stretch:
- the sorbs3 gene encoding vinexin isoform X7, which produces MQSQQRAEVVGDPNGSRLIFSAEPRVSSGHQILTSPEMTHEVVISPGLPTPPLSPFRSARLPSGEVKVSEVNGSGPTTLSFGSYYGPSQSQGGLSNGVHGSVTLPRSWTPPGEERLIKFSGIGPVDETGMPIAPRSSVNKPRDWYKSMFRQIHKKPEEPDLEDSERWSAERLQLCVGKEESSDTDKDLFRLTPYGALPDWSEDVDKLSDLGKQQPQPKSIFDFEPGRCGTSESHSQRYLSPKIQPEKPKSPSIEASLVSELSRFEAELDSEIQGLERRLSQKKQHRGRGEEARGRGPATAPKTGTANLSNSSASTPVHRSAGTSVASAPTYVERLSPANENMEVLLKKEEKKMKAARAKFNFQAQSPKELTLQKGDIVYIHRKVDANWYEGEHHGRAGIFPTSYVEILPPTEKPTPIKSPTLQVLDYGEALALYNFNADLPVELSFRKGEVINITRRVDEKWLEGRISGTSRSGIFPATYVQGAIPNQAAPSNPRINSLPQSDVPKKPSTTMVQRQPYKAVYNYKPQNSDELELREGDLVQVMEKCDDGWFVGTSERTRAFGTFPGNYVAPV; this is translated from the exons ATGCAGTCTCAg CAACGTGCGGAAGTGGTTGGTGATCCAAATGGCTCCCGGCTGATCTTCTCCGCAGAGCCTAGAGTTTCATCAGGGCACCAGATACTAACTTCCCCAGAGATGACCCATGAGGTGGTCATCTCCCCTGGACTCCCTACTCCTCCTCTGAGTCCTTTTCGCTCTGCAAGACTGCCATCTGGAGAGGTCAAG GTTTCAGAAGTCAATGGAAGTGGCCCAACAACGCTCAGCTTTGGATCGTATTACGGACCCTCACAATCACAGG GTGGACTGTCCAACGGTGTCCATGGCTCTGTCACTTTACCACGCAGCTGGACTCCCCCCGGGGAGGAAAGGCTCATCAAGTTCTCTGGAATCGGTCCAGTGGATGAAACTGGGATGCCAATTGCCCCTAGATCT AGTGTGAACAAGCCCAGAGACTGGTACAAGAGCATGTTCAGACAGATTCACAAGAAGCCAGAGG AACCTGACCTGGAGGATTCAGAGCGGTGGTCAGCCGAAC GGCTCCAGTTATGTGTCGGCAAGGAGGAAAGCAGTGACACGGACAAGGATCTGTTCAGACTGACACCGTATGGAGCCCTACCTGACTG GAGCGAGGATGTAGATAAGCTGTCAGACCTGGGAAAGCAGCAGCCTCAGCCGAAGAGCATATTCGATTTTGAACCGGGAAGGTGCGGCACGTCCGAAAGCCACAGCCAG aGGTATTTATCCCCAAAGATACAGCCTGAGAAGCCAAAGTCCCCTTCAATTGAG GCCAGTCTGGTCTCTGAGCTGAGTCGATTTGAGGCCGAGCTGGACTCTGAGATCCAGGGCCTGGAGCGGAGACTTTCCCAGAAGAAGCAGCATCGAGGCCGGGGTGAG GAGGCCAGGGGCAGGGGCCCAGCAACTGCTCCAAAGACTGGAACTGCAAACCTCAG CAATTCATCAGCATCAACGCCTGTCCACCGCTCTGCTGGCACATCAGTGGCTTCTGCTCCCACATATG TAGAACGCCTGTCCcctgcaaatgaaaacatggaggTCCTGCttaagaaagaggagaaaaag atgaaAGCAGCACGAGCCAAGTTCAATTTCCAGGCTCAGTCCCCCAA GGAGCTCACACTGCAGAAAGGCGACATTGTTTATATCCACAGGAAGGTAGATGCCAACTGGTATGAAGGGGAACATCATGGAAGAGCCGGCATTTTCCCCACATCTTATGTGGAG AttcttcctcccacagagaAGCCGACGCCTATAAAGTCTCCGACTCTGCAGGTGTTGGACTACGGAGAAGCTTTGGCTCTGTACAACTTCAACGCCGACCTACCAGTTGAACTGTCTTTTCGTAAA gGTGAGGTAATCAATATAACCAGGCGAGTTGATGAAAAGTGGTTGGAGGGGAGGATCTCAGGGACCAGCCGGAGCGGCATCTTCCCAGCCACTTATGTCCAG GGCGCAATACCGAACCAGGCTGCTCCGTCCAATCCACGTATCAACTCCCTGCCTCAATCAGAcgtcccaaaaaaacccagtacAACAATGGTGCAACGCCAACC ATACAAAGCTGTTTACAACTACAAACCACAGAACTCAGATGAGTTGGAGCTCAGAGAAGGAGACCTTGTTCAAGTGATGGAGAAATGTGATGATGGCTGGTTTGTAg GTACGTCAGAACGGACGCGGGCTTTCGGGACTTTTCCCGGGAATTATGTGGCACCGGTTTGA
- the sorbs3 gene encoding vinexin isoform X5 yields the protein MQSQQRAEVVGDPNGSRLIFSAEPRVSSGHQILTSPEMTHEVVISPGLPTPPLSPFRSARLPSGEVKVSEVNGSGPTTLSFGSYYGPSQSQGGLSNGVHGSVTLPRSWTPPGEERLIKFSGIGPVDETGMPIAPRSSVNKPRDWYKSMFRQIHKKPEEPDLEDSERWSAERLQLCVGKEESSDTDKDLFRLTPYGALPDWSEDVDKLSDLGKQQPQPKSIFDFEPGRCGTSESHSQRYLSPKIQPEKPKSPSIEEARGRGPATAPKTGTANLSNSSASTPVHRSAGTSVASAPTYERLSPANENMEVLLKKEEKKMKAARAKFNFQAQSPKELTLQKGDIVYIHRKVDANWYEGEHHGRAGIFPTSYVEILPPTEKPTPIKSPTLQVLDYGEALALYNFNADLPVELSFRKGEVINITRRVDEKWLEGRISGTSRSGIFPATYVQVNKMPRTKYAAEEYSPGPMSPGSPGPQSPGRPLHSPCPRSPFSPTSLSPRPEHSPLKASSPVPYGSPASQSRSPTQTAAPKEMAYKWPNSTYKTASPTNQNSHGAGTHSSNQNSTARAVSPSTQSSASAHRSGAAAANTARYIDPSQGAIPNQAAPSNPRINSLPQSDVPKKPSTTMVQRQPYKAVYNYKPQNSDELELREGDLVQVMEKCDDGWFVGTSERTRAFGTFPGNYVAPV from the exons ATGCAGTCTCAg CAACGTGCGGAAGTGGTTGGTGATCCAAATGGCTCCCGGCTGATCTTCTCCGCAGAGCCTAGAGTTTCATCAGGGCACCAGATACTAACTTCCCCAGAGATGACCCATGAGGTGGTCATCTCCCCTGGACTCCCTACTCCTCCTCTGAGTCCTTTTCGCTCTGCAAGACTGCCATCTGGAGAGGTCAAG GTTTCAGAAGTCAATGGAAGTGGCCCAACAACGCTCAGCTTTGGATCGTATTACGGACCCTCACAATCACAGG GTGGACTGTCCAACGGTGTCCATGGCTCTGTCACTTTACCACGCAGCTGGACTCCCCCCGGGGAGGAAAGGCTCATCAAGTTCTCTGGAATCGGTCCAGTGGATGAAACTGGGATGCCAATTGCCCCTAGATCT AGTGTGAACAAGCCCAGAGACTGGTACAAGAGCATGTTCAGACAGATTCACAAGAAGCCAGAGG AACCTGACCTGGAGGATTCAGAGCGGTGGTCAGCCGAAC GGCTCCAGTTATGTGTCGGCAAGGAGGAAAGCAGTGACACGGACAAGGATCTGTTCAGACTGACACCGTATGGAGCCCTACCTGACTG GAGCGAGGATGTAGATAAGCTGTCAGACCTGGGAAAGCAGCAGCCTCAGCCGAAGAGCATATTCGATTTTGAACCGGGAAGGTGCGGCACGTCCGAAAGCCACAGCCAG aGGTATTTATCCCCAAAGATACAGCCTGAGAAGCCAAAGTCCCCTTCAATTGAG GAGGCCAGGGGCAGGGGCCCAGCAACTGCTCCAAAGACTGGAACTGCAAACCTCAG CAATTCATCAGCATCAACGCCTGTCCACCGCTCTGCTGGCACATCAGTGGCTTCTGCTCCCACATATG AACGCCTGTCCcctgcaaatgaaaacatggaggTCCTGCttaagaaagaggagaaaaag atgaaAGCAGCACGAGCCAAGTTCAATTTCCAGGCTCAGTCCCCCAA GGAGCTCACACTGCAGAAAGGCGACATTGTTTATATCCACAGGAAGGTAGATGCCAACTGGTATGAAGGGGAACATCATGGAAGAGCCGGCATTTTCCCCACATCTTATGTGGAG AttcttcctcccacagagaAGCCGACGCCTATAAAGTCTCCGACTCTGCAGGTGTTGGACTACGGAGAAGCTTTGGCTCTGTACAACTTCAACGCCGACCTACCAGTTGAACTGTCTTTTCGTAAA gGTGAGGTAATCAATATAACCAGGCGAGTTGATGAAAAGTGGTTGGAGGGGAGGATCTCAGGGACCAGCCGGAGCGGCATCTTCCCAGCCACTTATGTCCAGGTCAACAAGATGCCTCGCACCAAATACGCCGCAGAAGAATACTCACCAGGCCCCATGTCTCCCGGCTCCCCTGGGCCCCAGAGTCCAGGACGTCCACTTCACTCACCCTGTCCACGttcccccttttcccccacTTCCCTCAGCCCCAGACCTGAACACTCCCCCCTCAAGGCGTCCTCACCTGTACCTTATGGCAGCCCAGCTTCACAGTCACGCTCCCCCACCCAGACAGCCGCACCCAAAGAAATGGCGTACAAGTGGCCGAACAGCACCTACAAAACTGCCTCACCCACCAACCAGAACAGTCACGGGGCTGGGACACACTCATCAAACCAGAACTCCACAGCTAGAGCAGTTTCACCTTCCACTCAGTCGTCAGCGTCTGCACACAGATCAGGAGCCGCCGCAGCGAACACTGCCAGATACATTGACCCCTCGCAG GGCGCAATACCGAACCAGGCTGCTCCGTCCAATCCACGTATCAACTCCCTGCCTCAATCAGAcgtcccaaaaaaacccagtacAACAATGGTGCAACGCCAACC ATACAAAGCTGTTTACAACTACAAACCACAGAACTCAGATGAGTTGGAGCTCAGAGAAGGAGACCTTGTTCAAGTGATGGAGAAATGTGATGATGGCTGGTTTGTAg GTACGTCAGAACGGACGCGGGCTTTCGGGACTTTTCCCGGGAATTATGTGGCACCGGTTTGA